Proteins from a single region of Stutzerimonas stutzeri:
- a CDS encoding aldehyde dehydrogenase family protein: MADVQRYDNYIDGQWVGSDRYQANTNPSDLSDVIGEYAQADAGQVEQAVTAARRAFPAWASFGIQARADALEKVGLEILARREELGTLLAREEGKTLPEAIGEVARAGNIFKFFAGECLRQAGETLQSVRPGVGVEVTREPLGVVGLITPWNFPIAIPAWKIAPALAFGNCVVIKPADLVPGCAWAIAEIISRAGFPAGVFNLVMGRGREVGEAIVNAREVDAVSFTGSVGVGRGIAQACVARGAKVQLEMGGKNPQIVLDDADLKVAVELCTQSAFYSTGQRCTASSRIIVTEGIYDRFVEAMIERISKIKVGPALEQGVDVGPVVSQAQLEQDLRYIEIGKQEGARLACGGEQVTCGTDGYFLAPTLFVDSNPNMRISREEIFGPVANVVKVRDYDEALAMANDTEFGLSAGICTTSLKYANHFKRHAQAGMVMINLPTAGVDYHVPFGGRKGSSYGPREQGRYAQEFYTTVKTTYIG, encoded by the coding sequence ATGGCTGACGTACAACGCTACGACAACTACATCGACGGCCAGTGGGTCGGCTCGGATCGCTACCAGGCCAACACCAATCCGTCCGACCTCTCTGACGTGATCGGCGAATACGCCCAGGCCGATGCCGGGCAGGTCGAGCAGGCCGTCACCGCCGCCCGCCGCGCCTTCCCGGCCTGGGCCAGCTTCGGCATCCAGGCGCGCGCCGATGCGTTGGAAAAGGTCGGCCTGGAAATCCTCGCCCGCCGCGAAGAGCTCGGCACGCTGCTGGCCCGCGAGGAGGGCAAGACCCTGCCGGAAGCCATCGGCGAAGTCGCCCGTGCCGGCAATATCTTCAAGTTCTTCGCCGGCGAGTGCCTGCGCCAGGCTGGCGAGACGCTGCAGTCGGTGCGCCCCGGGGTCGGCGTCGAGGTCACCCGCGAGCCGCTGGGCGTGGTCGGCCTGATCACCCCCTGGAACTTCCCCATCGCCATCCCTGCCTGGAAGATCGCCCCGGCGCTGGCCTTCGGCAACTGCGTGGTGATCAAGCCGGCCGACCTGGTGCCGGGCTGCGCCTGGGCCATCGCCGAGATCATCTCCCGGGCGGGCTTCCCGGCCGGCGTGTTCAACCTGGTGATGGGCCGCGGCCGTGAGGTCGGCGAGGCCATCGTCAACGCCAGGGAGGTCGATGCCGTGAGCTTCACCGGTTCGGTGGGCGTCGGTCGCGGCATCGCCCAGGCCTGCGTGGCGCGTGGCGCCAAGGTGCAGCTGGAGATGGGCGGCAAGAACCCGCAGATCGTGCTGGACGACGCCGACCTCAAGGTCGCCGTCGAGCTGTGCACCCAGAGCGCCTTCTACTCGACCGGCCAGCGCTGCACGGCTTCCAGCCGCATCATCGTCACCGAAGGCATCTACGACCGTTTCGTCGAGGCGATGATCGAGCGCATCAGCAAGATCAAGGTTGGCCCGGCGCTGGAGCAGGGCGTCGACGTCGGCCCGGTGGTGTCCCAGGCCCAGCTGGAGCAGGACCTGCGCTACATCGAGATCGGCAAGCAGGAGGGCGCGCGCCTGGCCTGTGGCGGTGAGCAGGTGACCTGCGGCACCGACGGCTACTTCCTGGCGCCGACGCTGTTCGTCGACAGCAACCCGAACATGCGCATCAGCCGCGAGGAAATCTTCGGCCCGGTGGCCAACGTGGTGAAGGTCAGGGATTACGACGAGGCGCTGGCCATGGCCAACGACACCGAGTTCGGCCTGTCCGCCGGTATCTGCACCACCTCGCTGAAATACGCCAACCACTTCAAGCGCCACGCCCAGGCCGGCATGGTGATGATCAACCTGCCCACCGCCGGGGTGGATTACCACGTGCCGTTCGGCGGCCGCAAAGGCTCGTCCTATGGCCCGCGCGAACAGGGTCGCTACGCCCAGGAGTTCTACACCACGGTGAAGACCACCTATATCGGCTGA
- the gudD gene encoding glucarate dehydratase, with product MTTAMSGTPRITELTVVPVAGQDSMLMNLSGAHGPWFTRNILILKDSAGHVGVGEVPGGEAIRQTLDDARALLVGEPIGQYNALLGKVRRAFADRDAGGRGLQTFDLRIAIHAVTALESALLDLLGQHLEVPVAALLGEGQQRDEVEMLGYLFFIGDRNRTDLGYRDESNSDDAWFRVRNEEAMTPERIVRQAEAAYERYGFKDFKLKGGVLRGEEEVEAIRALAQRFPDARVTLDPNGAWSLDEAIGLCRDLHGVLAYAEDPCGAENGYSGREVMAEFRRATGLPTATNMIATDWRQMSHAVCLHSVDIPLADPHFWTMAGSVRVAQMCADFGLTWGSHSNNHFDISLAMFTHVAAAAPGRVTAIDTHWIWQDGQHLTREPLKIVGGKVAVPQKPGLGVELDWDALRKAHALYKEKGLGARDDAIAMQYLIPNWTFNNKQPCMVR from the coding sequence ATGACCACCGCCATGTCGGGCACGCCCCGCATCACCGAACTCACCGTCGTGCCCGTCGCCGGGCAGGACAGCATGCTGATGAACCTCAGCGGCGCCCATGGGCCCTGGTTCACCCGCAACATCCTCATCCTCAAGGACAGCGCCGGCCACGTCGGCGTCGGCGAAGTGCCGGGCGGAGAAGCCATCCGCCAGACCCTCGACGATGCGCGCGCCCTGCTGGTCGGCGAACCGATCGGCCAGTACAACGCGCTGCTCGGCAAGGTGCGCCGCGCCTTCGCCGACCGTGACGCCGGCGGCCGCGGCCTGCAGACCTTCGACCTGCGCATCGCCATTCACGCCGTCACCGCGCTGGAGTCGGCGCTGCTCGACCTGCTCGGCCAGCACCTCGAGGTGCCGGTCGCCGCCCTGCTCGGCGAAGGCCAGCAGCGTGACGAAGTGGAAATGCTTGGCTACCTGTTCTTCATCGGCGATCGCAACAGGACCGACCTCGGCTACCGCGACGAATCCAACTCCGACGACGCCTGGTTTCGCGTGCGCAACGAGGAGGCCATGACGCCGGAGCGCATCGTCCGCCAGGCCGAGGCGGCCTACGAGCGCTACGGCTTCAAGGACTTCAAGCTCAAGGGCGGCGTGCTGCGCGGCGAAGAGGAAGTCGAGGCGATCCGCGCCCTGGCCCAGCGCTTCCCCGACGCCCGCGTGACCCTGGACCCCAACGGCGCCTGGTCGTTGGACGAAGCCATCGGCCTGTGTCGCGACCTGCACGGCGTGCTGGCCTATGCCGAAGACCCCTGCGGTGCCGAGAACGGCTATTCCGGCCGCGAGGTGATGGCCGAGTTCCGCCGCGCCACCGGTCTGCCCACCGCGACCAACATGATCGCCACCGACTGGCGGCAGATGAGCCACGCGGTGTGCCTGCACTCGGTGGACATCCCGCTGGCCGACCCGCACTTCTGGACCATGGCCGGCTCGGTGCGCGTGGCGCAGATGTGCGCCGACTTCGGCCTGACCTGGGGCTCGCACTCGAACAACCACTTCGACATCTCCCTGGCGATGTTCACCCACGTGGCGGCCGCCGCGCCGGGTCGCGTCACCGCCATCGACACCCACTGGATCTGGCAGGACGGCCAGCACCTGACCCGTGAGCCGCTGAAGATCGTCGGCGGCAAGGTCGCGGTGCCGCAGAAGCCGGGGCTGGGCGTCGAGCTGGACTGGGATGCCTTGCGCAAGGCGCATGCGCTGTACAAGGAAAAAGGCCTGGGCGCCCGTGACGACGCCATCGCCATGCAGTACCTGATCCCCAACTGGACCTTCAACAACAAGCAGCCCTGCATGGTGCGCTGA
- the garD gene encoding galactarate dehydratase — translation MQLIPHQDSPRCIRLNEADNVAVVVNDGGVPVGARFEDGLITVEAVPQSHKVALVDIGEGEAVRRYGQIIGFALEPIRRGSWVKETQLKMPSAPPLDSLPRATAVPAALDPLEGYTFEGYRNADGTVGTRNILGISTTVQCVTGVLEHAVKRIRDELLPNYRNVDDVVALTHSYGCGVAINARDAYIPIRTVRNLARNPNLGGEALVISLGCEKLQAEQVMHEGDPSVDLRDPWLYRLQESNSGFGEMIEQIMALAETRLKKLDQRRRETVPASGLILGMQCGGSDAFSGITANPALGYAADLLVRAGATVMFSENTEVRDAVYMLTARAETPEVADALIAEMDWYDRYLERGAADRSANTTPGNKKGGLSNIVEKSLGSIVKSGSGAINGVVGPGERVARKGLIFCATPASDFVCGTLQLAAGMNLHVFTTGRGTPYGLAMAPVVKVATRTELAERWPDLIDIDAGRIASGRSSIEELGWELFHYYLDVASGRKHTWAEQHRLHNDIVLFNPAPIT, via the coding sequence GTGCAACTGATTCCCCACCAGGATTCCCCGCGCTGCATCCGCCTGAACGAGGCGGACAACGTCGCCGTGGTGGTCAACGATGGCGGCGTGCCGGTCGGCGCCAGGTTCGAGGACGGCCTGATCACCGTCGAGGCGGTGCCGCAGAGCCATAAGGTGGCGCTGGTAGACATCGGTGAAGGCGAGGCGGTGCGCCGCTACGGGCAGATCATCGGGTTTGCCCTTGAGCCCATCCGCCGCGGCAGCTGGGTCAAGGAAACCCAGCTAAAGATGCCCAGCGCACCGCCGCTGGACAGCCTGCCGCGCGCCACCGCTGTGCCGGCCGCACTCGACCCGCTCGAGGGCTACACCTTCGAGGGTTACCGCAACGCCGACGGCACCGTCGGTACGCGCAACATCCTCGGCATCAGCACCACGGTGCAATGCGTCACCGGCGTGCTGGAACATGCGGTCAAGCGCATCCGCGACGAGCTGCTGCCCAACTACCGGAACGTCGATGACGTGGTCGCCCTGACCCACAGCTACGGCTGCGGCGTGGCGATCAACGCCCGCGACGCCTACATCCCCATCCGCACCGTGCGCAACTTGGCGCGCAACCCGAACCTCGGCGGCGAAGCGCTGGTCATCAGCCTCGGCTGCGAGAAGCTGCAGGCCGAACAGGTGATGCACGAGGGCGATCCCTCGGTGGACCTGCGCGACCCCTGGCTATATCGCCTGCAGGAGTCGAACAGCGGCTTCGGCGAGATGATCGAGCAGATCATGGCCCTGGCCGAAACGCGGCTGAAAAAGCTCGACCAGCGCCGCCGCGAAACGGTGCCGGCCAGCGGGCTGATCCTCGGCATGCAGTGCGGCGGCAGCGACGCCTTCTCCGGCATCACCGCCAACCCGGCGCTGGGCTATGCGGCGGACCTGCTAGTGCGCGCCGGTGCCACGGTGATGTTCAGCGAGAACACCGAGGTGCGCGATGCGGTGTATATGCTCACCGCCCGCGCCGAGACGCCGGAAGTGGCCGATGCGCTGATCGCCGAGATGGACTGGTACGACCGCTACCTGGAGCGCGGCGCCGCCGACCGCAGCGCCAACACCACGCCGGGCAACAAGAAGGGCGGGCTGTCGAACATCGTCGAGAAGTCCCTGGGCTCCATCGTCAAATCCGGCAGCGGCGCCATCAATGGCGTGGTGGGGCCGGGCGAACGGGTTGCGCGAAAGGGCCTGATCTTCTGTGCCACCCCGGCCTCCGACTTCGTCTGCGGCACGCTGCAGCTGGCTGCCGGGATGAACCTGCACGTGTTCACCACCGGCCGCGGTACGCCCTACGGGCTGGCCATGGCGCCGGTGGTCAAGGTGGCGACGCGCACTGAACTCGCCGAGCGCTGGCCTGACCTGATCGATATCGACGCCGGGCGTATTGCCAGTGGCCGTAGCAGCATCGAAGAACTCGGCTGGGAGCTGTTCCATTACTACCTGGACGTCGCCAGCGGGCGGAAGCACACCTGGGCCGAGCAGCACCGGCTGCACAACGACATCGTCCTGTTCAACCCGGCGCCCATCACCTGA
- a CDS encoding TonB-dependent siderophore receptor produces MSRVVASPPFSLRPLVLGLPVLVACFAVDAQEAVELEAQQITAPRETERGNGPVEGYVAKRSVSATKTDTPIIETPQSISVITADRIRDQGSLTIQDSLRYVAGMRGEAYGLDSRGDSALIRGTSPGIFLDGLQKSVGYYNDTRTDPYTLERVEVLKGPSSMLYGQSPVGGLLNFVSKRPQAEQKSELQLQYGSFDRKQIAFDSTGPLDDDGTLLYRVVAIQRDSQTQVDHTKDNRLLFMPSLTWRPNEQFEWTLMANVQKDDGGTTSSFLPHRGTVLGAPYGRVSSERFVSEPGFDEYDSEQKALTSQMTWRLDDTWTLRQNLRWQKSKVSYQTIYGWPFGLNADDRTINRVYSVSKPEVTIWNADHQAESRFETGALQHTALVGIDYRHAVIDSRTARGVATPLDLYDPVYGTFDPSGITLSDVPQQRVAQQGLYVQDQIRLDKWLATLGLRKDWADTRVEEGTRQKDDAVTGRVGLTYLFDNGVAPYISYSESFTPIIGLNPDTQQSYKPVEGEQWELGVKYQPAGSNTLLTAAVFDLREKNRQISGATARGSAQAGETQVKGLELEGLVEVTSDWNLIASYTYLDSETIKGGSKQEGKRIESVPEHMASLWSQHRFSIAGIPGFSAGAGVRYVGASWDGTDSLKTPSTTLFDAMLGYAYQDWSLTLNATNLEDETYYTTCLSRGDCFTGNRRTLTATASYSF; encoded by the coding sequence ATGAGTCGCGTTGTCGCTTCGCCTCCGTTTTCGTTGCGCCCGCTGGTGTTGGGCCTGCCAGTACTGGTCGCCTGCTTTGCTGTAGACGCTCAGGAAGCGGTCGAGCTCGAAGCGCAACAGATCACCGCACCTCGCGAGACCGAACGCGGTAATGGCCCGGTCGAAGGCTATGTCGCCAAGCGCAGTGTCAGCGCCACCAAGACCGACACGCCGATCATCGAGACTCCGCAGTCGATCAGCGTGATCACCGCCGACCGCATCCGCGACCAGGGCTCGCTGACCATCCAGGATTCGCTGCGCTACGTTGCCGGTATGCGTGGCGAGGCTTATGGCTTGGACAGCCGCGGCGATTCGGCACTGATACGTGGCACATCGCCGGGCATCTTTCTCGACGGCTTGCAGAAGAGTGTGGGCTACTACAACGATACCCGCACGGATCCTTACACCCTTGAGAGGGTCGAGGTATTGAAGGGGCCTTCCTCAATGCTCTACGGGCAAAGCCCGGTTGGCGGCCTGCTCAATTTCGTCAGCAAGCGTCCGCAAGCTGAGCAGAAAAGCGAGCTGCAGCTGCAATACGGCAGCTTCGACCGCAAGCAGATCGCCTTCGACAGCACCGGCCCGCTGGACGACGATGGCACGCTGCTGTATCGCGTGGTGGCGATCCAGCGTGACAGCCAGACCCAGGTCGATCACACCAAGGACAACCGCCTGCTGTTCATGCCGTCGCTGACTTGGCGCCCCAATGAGCAGTTCGAATGGACGCTGATGGCCAACGTGCAGAAGGACGACGGAGGCACCACCAGCTCCTTCCTGCCGCACCGTGGCACCGTGCTTGGCGCGCCGTATGGGCGGGTCAGTAGCGAGCGCTTCGTTAGCGAGCCGGGCTTCGATGAGTACGACAGCGAGCAGAAAGCGTTGACCTCGCAGATGACCTGGCGCCTGGACGACACCTGGACGTTGCGCCAGAACCTGCGCTGGCAGAAGAGCAAGGTCAGCTACCAGACGATATACGGATGGCCGTTCGGGTTGAACGCGGATGACCGCACCATCAACCGTGTGTATTCGGTCAGCAAGCCGGAAGTCACCATATGGAATGCTGATCACCAGGCGGAGTCGCGCTTCGAGACCGGCGCACTGCAGCACACCGCCCTGGTGGGCATCGACTACCGGCATGCGGTAATCGATAGCCGGACCGCTCGCGGCGTGGCCACCCCGCTGGATCTCTACGACCCGGTGTATGGCACCTTCGATCCCTCCGGCATCACGCTTTCCGATGTCCCGCAGCAGCGCGTTGCCCAGCAGGGCCTCTACGTTCAGGACCAGATCCGTCTCGACAAGTGGCTGGCAACTCTGGGGCTGCGCAAGGACTGGGCTGACACTCGCGTCGAGGAGGGTACCCGGCAGAAGGATGACGCGGTCACCGGTCGCGTCGGTCTGACCTATCTGTTCGACAATGGTGTGGCGCCCTACATCAGCTACAGCGAATCCTTTACGCCGATTATCGGGCTGAACCCGGATACCCAGCAGTCCTACAAGCCTGTTGAGGGTGAGCAGTGGGAACTCGGCGTGAAATACCAGCCGGCCGGCAGCAACACCTTGCTGACGGCGGCAGTGTTCGATCTGCGTGAGAAGAATCGTCAGATTTCTGGAGCGACGGCGCGAGGCAGCGCTCAGGCTGGTGAGACTCAGGTCAAAGGCCTAGAGCTCGAGGGATTGGTGGAGGTCACGTCCGACTGGAACCTGATCGCCAGCTACACCTACCTCGACAGTGAAACGATCAAGGGCGGGTCGAAGCAGGAGGGTAAGCGGATCGAAAGCGTGCCCGAACACATGGCCTCGCTATGGTCGCAGCACCGCTTCAGCATCGCCGGCATTCCTGGCTTCAGCGCCGGCGCCGGTGTGCGTTACGTCGGTGCCAGCTGGGATGGCACCGACAGCCTGAAGACGCCGTCGACCACACTGTTCGACGCCATGCTCGGCTACGCCTACCAGGACTGGTCGCTCACCCTCAACGCCACCAACCTGGAAGATGAGACCTACTACACCACCTGTCTGTCACGCGGCGACTGCTTCACCGGCAACCGCCGCACGCTGACGGCGACCGCGAGCTACAGCTTTTGA
- a CDS encoding DUF3649 domain-containing protein: MSRNTSINRWNIASRVLAALVGGYAVAYAVTAFLAVYLPLARPDRVVFSSLASFAVWTAVVIYVFAARSATRVWLPIIGVTAVLCLAAFFSGDWRVRP, translated from the coding sequence GTGAGTCGCAACACATCCATCAACCGCTGGAACATCGCGTCGCGCGTGCTCGCGGCGCTGGTCGGCGGTTACGCGGTCGCCTACGCGGTCACCGCCTTTCTGGCTGTCTATCTGCCGCTGGCACGGCCTGATCGTGTGGTGTTTTCCAGCCTCGCCAGCTTTGCCGTGTGGACGGCCGTGGTGATCTACGTGTTCGCCGCCCGCAGTGCCACGCGGGTATGGCTGCCGATCATCGGCGTAACCGCGGTGCTGTGCCTGGCCGCGTTCTTTTCCGGCGACTGGAGGGTTCGTCCATGA
- a CDS encoding PepSY-associated TM helix domain-containing protein: MKLRQSMAGLHTWGGLLPSWLLFVIIFAGTVACFDKELTRWMRPALHDGVVSSLGADDVRGWLQQNVSDELHAFWMHGPTEREPYWRLGWEVDGTETIHNVAFDPRSAQAIPMPETVGGEFFFKLHYNLHAGDVGMYIVGLAGMFMLVALVSGVIIHRRIFKDFFTLRPKANGQRAWLDAHNLFGVVGFPFHLVLAYTGVAIFLASYMPAAAQVSYSGNVVQYFGEVMGSYHRDELHQPAAKPTSLDALIAESRQQWGGGEVGWVSVHHPDDASAVVDIRRRDRSRIGSPQDTLTYDATSGELLNRQDASTGYRAYLWLAGLHMAQFGGTLVRLLYLLMGLAGCAMLVGGLKVWVAKREQRGDRSLVWVRALSASVFAGLPLASLALLWGNRLIPGTFAERAVAEGWVFVGAWLLAVLCAVLRRRQSHRLLREQLLLGAVLALGLPLINGLTSEGHLVASLGRGDWVLASVDLFMIVAGLICAAFAWRLSAAPAPVAVRSRTTRAQEA; the protein is encoded by the coding sequence ATGAAACTGCGCCAAAGTATGGCCGGACTTCACACCTGGGGCGGCCTGCTGCCGAGCTGGCTGCTCTTTGTGATCATCTTCGCCGGTACCGTTGCCTGCTTCGACAAGGAACTCACTCGCTGGATGCGCCCCGCGCTGCACGACGGCGTGGTATCGAGCCTGGGAGCGGACGACGTACGCGGCTGGTTGCAGCAGAACGTCAGCGATGAGCTGCATGCCTTCTGGATGCACGGCCCCACAGAGCGTGAGCCCTATTGGCGCCTTGGTTGGGAAGTGGACGGTACCGAGACGATCCATAACGTGGCCTTCGATCCGCGCAGTGCGCAGGCCATACCCATGCCGGAAACCGTCGGCGGCGAGTTTTTCTTCAAACTGCACTACAACCTGCATGCCGGCGACGTCGGGATGTACATCGTCGGGCTGGCCGGCATGTTCATGCTCGTCGCGCTGGTGTCAGGCGTGATCATCCACCGACGCATCTTCAAGGATTTCTTCACGCTGCGGCCCAAGGCCAACGGCCAGCGCGCCTGGCTCGATGCGCACAACCTGTTCGGCGTGGTCGGATTTCCGTTCCATTTGGTGCTGGCCTATACCGGCGTGGCGATTTTCCTCGCGTCCTACATGCCGGCTGCCGCACAAGTGAGCTACTCCGGCAACGTCGTGCAGTACTTCGGTGAGGTGATGGGCAGCTATCACCGTGATGAGCTGCACCAGCCGGCTGCAAAACCGACCTCGTTGGATGCGTTGATTGCCGAATCGCGCCAGCAGTGGGGCGGTGGCGAGGTGGGCTGGGTCAGCGTGCATCATCCTGATGACGCTTCGGCAGTGGTGGACATCCGTCGACGGGACCGCTCGCGCATCGGCTCGCCGCAGGACACCCTGACCTACGACGCCACAAGCGGCGAACTGCTCAATCGTCAGGATGCCTCCACTGGCTATCGCGCCTACCTCTGGCTGGCCGGCCTGCATATGGCGCAGTTTGGCGGCACGCTGGTGCGTCTGTTGTACCTGCTGATGGGGCTTGCCGGGTGCGCCATGCTGGTGGGCGGCCTGAAGGTTTGGGTGGCCAAGCGTGAGCAGCGCGGCGACAGGAGCCTGGTCTGGGTACGCGCGTTGAGCGCCTCGGTTTTCGCCGGCCTGCCGCTGGCCAGCCTAGCGTTGCTGTGGGGCAATCGCCTGATTCCAGGCACCTTCGCCGAACGCGCAGTAGCCGAGGGCTGGGTGTTCGTCGGTGCCTGGTTGCTAGCTGTGCTCTGCGCTGTTCTGCGCCGCCGGCAAAGCCATCGCCTGCTGCGCGAACAACTGCTGCTCGGCGCCGTGCTCGCCCTTGGATTGCCGCTGATCAATGGTTTGACCAGCGAGGGTCACCTGGTCGCCAGTCTCGGGCGTGGCGACTGGGTGTTGGCGTCAGTTGATCTATTCATGATTGTCGCGGGGCTGATTTGCGCCGCCTTTGCCTGGCGCTTGAGCGCAGCGCCTGCCCCGGTTGCTGTGCGTAGCCGGACAACCCGAGCACAGGAGGCGTGA
- a CDS encoding DUF3325 domain-containing protein, which translates to MLLLALALAYLGMTLLCLTMNRHRGVLLHADTRLPGAAIIRTLAAGCFGFALWLCINSQGGEIGTVIWLCLVMLAGLLLVLLLAWRSRWVLPAAPLLAVCGVVQGVL; encoded by the coding sequence GTGCTGCTATTGGCTTTGGCCCTGGCCTACCTGGGTATGACGTTGCTCTGCCTGACCATGAACCGACACCGCGGTGTGCTGCTGCACGCCGATACGCGACTGCCAGGCGCAGCGATCATTCGGACGCTGGCCGCGGGCTGCTTCGGCTTTGCCCTGTGGTTATGCATCAACAGCCAGGGCGGCGAGATCGGTACGGTGATCTGGCTCTGCCTGGTGATGCTCGCTGGCTTGCTGCTGGTGCTGCTATTGGCCTGGCGTTCGCGCTGGGTATTGCCTGCGGCGCCGCTGTTGGCGGTGTGCGGGGTAGTGCAGGGAGTGCTGTAA
- a CDS encoding 2-hydroxyacid dehydrogenase, with protein sequence MTCILQMGPLTERFQQCLDGHEVLAYWQGDAEALLAEHAERIEIMVTSARFGCPASLIARLPRLKAICSFGVGYDSIALEAARMRGIPVSNTPDVLNECVADLAFGLIIDSARQLALGDRFVREGRWAAGNLALGRRVSGKRLGIVGLGRIGEAVAKRSAGFDMTVRYHNRRPVTGSPYEYVADLLDLARWADFLVLTCPGGAQTQHLIDRAVLDALGAKGILINVARGSVVDEPALVAALQEGRLGGAGLDVFAEEPRVPTALCELPNVVLLPHIGSATHETRRAMEDLLLDNLDCFVREGRLLTPV encoded by the coding sequence ATGACCTGCATTCTCCAGATGGGCCCCTTGACCGAGCGATTCCAGCAGTGCCTGGACGGGCATGAAGTCCTGGCGTACTGGCAGGGAGATGCCGAAGCGCTGCTCGCCGAGCATGCCGAGCGCATCGAAATCATGGTTACCTCTGCGCGGTTTGGTTGCCCGGCCTCGCTGATCGCACGGTTGCCCAGGCTGAAAGCCATCTGCAGCTTCGGCGTCGGCTATGACTCCATTGCCTTGGAGGCCGCCAGGATGCGAGGCATCCCGGTGAGCAACACGCCGGATGTGCTCAACGAATGCGTGGCCGATCTGGCCTTCGGTCTGATCATCGACAGCGCGCGTCAGCTTGCCCTGGGCGACCGCTTCGTTCGCGAGGGGCGTTGGGCCGCTGGAAACCTCGCGCTCGGCCGTCGGGTCAGCGGCAAACGGCTTGGCATCGTCGGTCTGGGCCGCATCGGCGAGGCGGTGGCCAAGCGCTCGGCGGGCTTCGACATGACGGTGCGCTATCACAATCGCCGGCCGGTGACGGGCAGCCCGTACGAGTATGTGGCTGACCTGTTGGATCTCGCGCGCTGGGCGGATTTTCTCGTGCTCACCTGTCCGGGTGGGGCGCAAACGCAGCACCTCATCGACCGGGCCGTGCTCGACGCGCTGGGTGCCAAGGGCATTCTGATCAACGTTGCGCGTGGCTCGGTGGTGGACGAGCCGGCGCTGGTCGCCGCGTTGCAGGAAGGGCGGCTCGGTGGTGCGGGTCTGGATGTCTTTGCCGAGGAGCCGAGGGTGCCGACGGCACTCTGCGAGTTGCCCAACGTCGTCCTGCTGCCGCACATCGGCAGTGCCACCCATGAAACCCGCAGGGCGATGGAGGATCTGCTATTGGACAACCTGGACTGCTTTGTCCGCGAAGGCCGCCTGCTGACGCCGGTCTAG
- a CDS encoding aldose 1-epimerase produces MASLDELHLSHAGFRLSVCPALGGAITRFALDDFDLLRPWDGIEQVRRASCFVLAPYSNRIGDGLFEVNGEQHRLRLNSAEHDLPIHGVGWKRPWTQAAQEADRLLLTLQHRAEGEARQDWPFSFELEHELGLDEQGAWMRLVLSNRSDRVMPAGLGWHPYFLRHDGVTLRFAAQQVWLSDDQQLPRKAVDVPERWDYRQARELHEPELDHCFSGWDGTATLQWHAAGVTLQIEADPSMAHLVVYTPPAAQGLFAVEPVSHRNDALSTPDPAKHGVVYLQPGERLERRCRLRVTRR; encoded by the coding sequence ATGGCTTCCCTTGACGAGCTGCACCTCTCGCACGCCGGTTTCCGGCTCTCGGTCTGTCCGGCATTGGGTGGTGCCATCACCCGTTTTGCCCTGGATGATTTCGACCTGCTGAGGCCCTGGGACGGCATCGAGCAAGTGCGCCGCGCAAGTTGCTTCGTGCTGGCGCCGTATTCCAATCGCATCGGTGATGGACTGTTCGAGGTGAATGGCGAACAGCATCGGCTGCGGTTGAATTCCGCGGAGCACGACTTGCCGATTCACGGCGTGGGCTGGAAGCGCCCTTGGACGCAGGCTGCGCAGGAGGCCGATCGTCTTCTGCTGACCCTGCAGCACCGGGCCGAAGGCGAAGCCCGGCAGGACTGGCCTTTCTCCTTCGAACTCGAGCATGAGCTCGGTCTCGACGAGCAGGGCGCCTGGATGCGGCTGGTGCTGAGCAATCGTAGTGATCGGGTGATGCCGGCAGGGCTCGGCTGGCACCCATACTTCTTGCGCCATGATGGCGTGACGCTGCGTTTTGCTGCCCAGCAGGTCTGGCTGAGTGACGATCAGCAGCTGCCGCGCAAGGCGGTGGACGTACCAGAGCGCTGGGACTACCGGCAGGCGCGGGAGCTGCACGAACCCGAGCTGGATCATTGCTTTAGTGGTTGGGATGGCACGGCAACACTGCAGTGGCACGCTGCAGGGGTCACGCTGCAAATCGAAGCTGACCCGTCGATGGCGCATCTGGTGGTGTATACGCCGCCGGCCGCGCAAGGGCTCTTCGCCGTGGAGCCGGTATCCCATCGCAACGATGCGTTGAGTACGCCCGATCCGGCCAAGCACGGAGTCGTGTATCTGCAGCCGGGCGAGCGACTGGAGCGGCGCTGCCGCCTGCGCGTCACGCGTCGCTGA